In Cervus elaphus chromosome 5, mCerEla1.1, whole genome shotgun sequence, the following proteins share a genomic window:
- the RITA1 gene encoding RBPJ-interacting and tubulin-associated protein 1 produces the protein MKTPVELAISGMQTLHVQHRGRGGYRVKVRPSYVDETLFGSPAGIRPAPPDFDPPWMKKANRTRGLGTGVSQALGANGSCESTSSSGSTPTLTPRKKNKYRLISHTPSYCDESLFGSRQEGAGWEAKWMARGDAAKLHALFWTPPATPRGSHSPRPRETPVRAIHPADLSKTEHRVVASSRRLSVDGLDTPRPLRRERSHSLTHLNVPSTGHPPASSPCTNGPRDPRPAPSGVTFRSPLVTPRARSVSVSVPTSPRQGGATQKTKPPWK, from the exons ATGAAGACCCCGGTGGAGCTGGCCATCAGCGGGATGCAGACCCTCCACGTTCAGCACCGCGGCCGGGGTGGCTACCGGGTCAAAGTTAGGCCATCATACGTGGATGAGACTTTGTTTGGCAGCCCTGCAGGCATACGGCCTGCACCACCAGACTTTGACCCACCGTGGATGAAGAAGGCCAACAGAACCAGAGGATTGGGGACAGGGGTGTCACAGGCCTTGGGGGCCAATGGGAGCTGTGAGTCCACCTCTTCCAGTGGCAGCACCCCAACCCTCACACCAAGGAAGAAGAACAAATACAG acTGATCAGCCACACTCCTTCTTACTGCGATGAGTCTCTCTTTGGCTCCCGACAGGAGGGCGCCGGCTGGGAGGCCAAGTGGATGGCGAGGGGTGATGCTGCAAAGCTCCACGCCCTCTTCTGGACACCCCCGGCTACCCCTAGGGGCAGCCATTCTCCCCGCCCCAGGGAGACGCCAGTGCGAGCCATTCACCCAGCTGACCTCTCAAAGACAGAGCACAGGGTAGTGGCCAGCTCCCGGAGGCTGTCCGTGGATGGGTTAGACACTCCACGCCCTCTGAGGCGGGAGCGTTCCCACTCCCTCACCCACCTGAATGTCCCCAGCACAGGTCACCCACCCGCCAGTAGCCCCTGCACAAATGGGCCCCGAGATCCCAGGCCTGCCCCATCAGGGGTGACCTTCCGGAGCCCCCTAGTGACTCCCAGGGCTCGGTCAGTCAGTGTTTCAGTGCCAACTTCCCCCCGACAAGGTGGGGCTACCCAGAAAACAAAGCCCCCTTGGAAATGA